The following coding sequences are from one Lujinxingia vulgaris window:
- a CDS encoding alpha/beta fold hydrolase yields MLETFPFEELSIRFRRTGSGAPMVMLHNGGTSHVIWNEVIERLEGFEVFALDLLGFGASSKPGKGYELSRHVAILKAFIEAHDLAPVRLVGNCMGSATSLAYAMAHPESVRAMVLINTLTAATFETGIYSLLYGLPERAPGVVEVMSKIPLGSRFGALGVRSQLGRRGLARKVHRQKELASCYASASQSRALLEVLADIPNYNVLDVFEPPADFPPICTVWGLENRVLPARRGRALVEGLRPQREEWLEGCGHLPMLEDPERVAAILRSFMSSEPTDAGHDDAL; encoded by the coding sequence ATGTTGGAGACCTTTCCCTTCGAAGAGCTGTCGATCCGCTTCCGGCGCACCGGGTCCGGGGCGCCGATGGTGATGCTGCATAATGGCGGCACCTCGCATGTGATCTGGAACGAGGTCATCGAGAGGCTGGAGGGGTTTGAGGTGTTTGCCCTCGATCTGCTGGGGTTTGGGGCCTCGTCGAAGCCGGGCAAGGGCTATGAGCTGAGTCGTCATGTGGCGATTCTCAAGGCTTTTATCGAGGCGCACGATCTGGCGCCGGTCCGCCTGGTGGGAAACTGCATGGGGAGCGCCACGAGCCTGGCTTACGCGATGGCGCATCCCGAGAGCGTGCGGGCGATGGTGCTGATCAACACGCTGACGGCGGCGACCTTTGAGACGGGCATCTACTCGCTGCTCTACGGGCTTCCCGAGCGGGCGCCGGGGGTGGTGGAGGTGATGTCCAAGATTCCTCTGGGTTCGCGCTTTGGGGCGCTGGGCGTGCGCTCGCAGCTTGGACGGCGCGGGCTTGCCAGGAAGGTGCACCGCCAAAAGGAGCTGGCGTCGTGTTACGCCAGCGCCTCGCAGTCGCGGGCGCTCCTGGAGGTGTTGGCCGACATTCCCAACTACAACGTGCTCGACGTCTTTGAGCCGCCGGCTGATTTTCCACCCATCTGCACCGTCTGGGGGCTGGAGAATCGGGTGCTGCCGGCCCGGAGAGGGCGCGCTCTGGTAGAGGGGTTGCGCCCTCAGCGCGAGGAGTGGTTGGAGGGGTGCGGACACCTCCCGATGCTCGAAGATCCGGAGCGCGTCGCGGCGATCCTTAGATCATTTATGTCATCTGAACCCACCGATGCAGGTCATGACGATGCTCTTTGA
- a CDS encoding copper ion binding protein — MSTLQKTLHVKGMSCGNCAKHVEKAVGALDGIASVAVTLDKEQVTVAYEESTTNLGEISKAIEDADYEVVGEVEG, encoded by the coding sequence ATGAGTACCCTTCAAAAAACCCTGCACGTCAAAGGCATGAGCTGCGGAAACTGCGCCAAGCACGTCGAGAAGGCCGTCGGCGCGCTCGACGGCATCGCGTCGGTCGCGGTGACCCTGGACAAAGAGCAGGTCACGGTCGCCTACGAGGAGAGCACCACGAATCTGGGCGAAATCTCCAAGGCCATCGAGGACGCGGACTACGAGGTGGTTGGCGAAGTCGAGGGCTAG
- a CDS encoding sigma-70 family RNA polymerase sigma factor, producing the protein MTTPTSNAALESTLLEHREQLLGFVRSRVSDAQMAEDILHDSLMKAMGSFDQLDDEDKVVAWFYQILRNAIIDRQRRKKTQEKYVGQYAREAEIRETPEERANVCQCFRKLIPTLKDEYQEMIETMELGEAETEELAAQLGITPNNLNVRRHRARKQLKGRIEETCGACAARGCLDCTCGH; encoded by the coding sequence ATGACGACACCCACTTCAAACGCCGCGCTCGAATCGACGCTTCTGGAGCATCGCGAGCAGCTTCTGGGCTTTGTGCGCTCGCGGGTCTCCGATGCACAGATGGCCGAGGATATCCTGCACGACAGCCTTATGAAGGCGATGGGTTCTTTCGATCAGCTCGACGATGAAGACAAGGTGGTCGCCTGGTTCTACCAGATCCTGCGCAACGCGATCATCGACCGGCAGCGTCGTAAAAAGACGCAGGAGAAGTACGTCGGGCAGTACGCCCGGGAGGCCGAGATTCGGGAGACGCCCGAAGAACGCGCCAACGTCTGCCAGTGTTTTCGAAAGCTGATCCCGACGCTCAAAGATGAGTATCAGGAGATGATCGAGACGATGGAGCTTGGCGAGGCCGAGACCGAAGAGCTGGCAGCCCAACTGGGCATCACGCCCAACAACCTCAATGTGCGGCGTCACCGGGCGCGTAAGCAGCTCAAGGGCCGCATCGAGGAGACCTGCGGGGCGTGTGCAGCGCGTGGGTGTCTGGACTGCACCTGCGGCCACTAA
- a CDS encoding fatty acid CoA ligase family protein: protein MTMLFENDVFDLASLVGEVAHEEPERVAIIEPSGRDGQGRRTYARFTYKTLSEDAESVAVGLRELGIAEKTRTVFMAPPSYEACVVYVALTRVGATVIMIDPAVGLRNVGERLRRLQPTAFVGVGLAHVARLIFGWGPRFLKKSIVVGPGPGFPGARTVASLRRARPERPQLASVGPDDPMTVLYTTGSTGPAKPALYTHRNFCGVLRIAHQSWGFAGREGLPVDMAVFPAFFMIGLSAKGTVVVPPIHFVREPPAKTDPAPLVEVINDCQVRSLFASPIILANMARHAEANALTMPSLEVVIGGGAPITGPVMGALTRAMPNGEVFANYGATEALPSTAHSARETLAETWEKTECGHGICVGRPFEGVELRVVAIADGIAEEAQDVPPGEIGEVLVKSPHISAGYMDDPESTQKNKIGPWHRLGDAGYLDEQRRLWVVGRIGHRVRGEQGPLFPLLCEPIFNAEPRVKRCGLVGVPGLTHDRPVLCVEAHPGADHSELRKTLLQLASDHEVSREIRDVLFIDRLPVDPRHNSKIDRPELARWAARRLR, encoded by the coding sequence ATGACGATGCTCTTTGAAAACGATGTTTTTGATCTGGCGAGCCTCGTTGGCGAGGTGGCCCACGAAGAACCCGAGCGCGTGGCGATCATTGAGCCGAGCGGTCGCGACGGGCAGGGCCGGCGAACGTATGCGCGCTTCACCTACAAAACCCTCTCCGAGGATGCGGAGTCGGTGGCCGTGGGGCTGCGCGAGCTGGGAATCGCCGAAAAGACGCGCACCGTCTTTATGGCGCCGCCGAGCTACGAGGCCTGCGTGGTGTACGTGGCGCTGACGCGGGTCGGGGCCACCGTGATCATGATCGACCCGGCGGTGGGATTGAGGAACGTTGGCGAGCGCCTGCGTAGGCTACAACCTACGGCTTTTGTGGGGGTGGGGCTTGCCCATGTGGCGCGCCTGATCTTTGGCTGGGGCCCGCGCTTTCTGAAAAAGAGCATCGTGGTGGGGCCGGGCCCGGGCTTTCCGGGCGCGCGCACCGTGGCCTCGCTGCGGCGCGCGCGCCCGGAGCGTCCGCAGCTCGCCAGTGTGGGACCAGACGATCCGATGACCGTGCTCTACACCACCGGCAGCACCGGGCCGGCCAAGCCCGCGCTCTACACCCACCGAAATTTCTGTGGAGTGTTGCGCATCGCCCACCAGAGCTGGGGGTTTGCCGGGCGCGAGGGCCTGCCGGTGGATATGGCCGTCTTCCCGGCCTTTTTTATGATCGGGTTGAGCGCCAAAGGCACGGTCGTGGTGCCGCCGATTCACTTTGTGCGCGAGCCGCCCGCGAAGACCGATCCGGCGCCCCTGGTGGAGGTGATCAACGACTGCCAGGTGCGCTCGCTCTTCGCCTCCCCGATCATTCTGGCAAATATGGCGCGTCACGCCGAGGCCAACGCCCTGACGATGCCCTCGCTGGAGGTGGTCATCGGCGGTGGCGCGCCGATCACCGGGCCGGTTATGGGCGCGCTGACCCGCGCGATGCCCAACGGAGAGGTGTTTGCCAACTACGGCGCCACCGAGGCGCTGCCCTCCACCGCGCATAGCGCCCGGGAGACGCTGGCCGAGACCTGGGAGAAGACCGAGTGCGGCCACGGCATCTGCGTGGGGCGTCCCTTTGAAGGCGTGGAGCTTCGGGTGGTCGCGATCGCCGACGGCATCGCCGAGGAGGCCCAGGATGTGCCCCCTGGCGAGATTGGCGAGGTGCTGGTGAAAAGCCCCCATATCAGCGCGGGCTACATGGATGACCCCGAGAGCACGCAAAAGAACAAGATCGGCCCATGGCATCGCCTCGGCGATGCGGGTTACCTCGATGAGCAGAGGCGCCTCTGGGTGGTGGGTCGCATAGGCCATCGGGTGCGCGGGGAGCAGGGGCCGCTCTTTCCCCTGCTATGTGAGCCGATCTTCAACGCCGAGCCCCGCGTCAAACGATGCGGATTGGTGGGCGTGCCCGGCCTCACCCACGATCGGCCCGTGCTCTGCGTCGAAGCCCACCCCGGCGCCGATCACAGCGAGCTGCGCAAGACGCTGCTGCAGCTCGCCAGCGACCACGAGGTCTCTCGCGAGATTCGCGACGTCCTCTTCATCGACCGCCTCCCGGTGGACCCTCGTCATAACTCCAAGATCGACCGTCCCGAGCTCGCGAGGTGGGCGGCCAGGCGCCTTCGTTAA